AGAGAATGGAATCCCGGAAAATCCCTCCCAATTACTGGACATATACCTCAGATAAAATGTTCTCCGAAGTCGGTTCCGGACCGAACGGCCTAGGCGAATCCGAAGCTAGGGAAAGATTGAGAATATATGGGAAAAATAGTTTCGGTTCCGCTCAAAAGGTCGCCGGGATCGTTCTGTTTCTAAGACAATTTGCGAATCCGATTACGATCATTCTACTTTTTGCTTCCGGTTTGTCCTGGTTTTTAAGCGATCCAACTGACGGGATCATCATACAGTGTATCGTTTTTCTGAGTAGTATCTTGGGTTACTGGCAGGAAAAAAGCGCAAGCGACTCACTCCATTCCTTATTGTCGATGGTTCGATTAAATGCCTCTACGATTCGAGATAATTCTGAATCTGAATTGGATTCTCAATCCTTAGTGCCGGGAGATCTGATCCGATTACGAGTCGGGGACATCGTACCCGCAGATGCATATCTGATAGATTCGGACCGTTTGTTTTTGGATGAAGCTGCGTTCACTGGAGAAACTTTTCCGGTTGAAAAAATTCCCGGATCATTACCGGAAGAAACCTCACTTTCTAAACGATCGAACTTATTGTACATGGGTTCCCATGTAGTCAGTGGTTCCGGCTCTGCCTTGATCTACGCTACTGGAAAACGTACCCAATTCGGGGAGATCTACAAACGATTAAACGAAAGAAAACCGGAAACCGATTTTGAAAAAGGGATTCGCAAATTTGGTAACCTTCTTCTGGAGATTACTCTAGGCTTAGTATTGGTGATCCTTGGTATCAACGTATTGCTGGAAAAACCGATCTTAGACTCCTTTTTATTTGCGTTAGCGATCGCTGTAGGACTTACGCCTCAACTACTTCCCGCAATCATCAATGTAAATTTGGCCCAAGGCGCCAAACAAATGAGCCAAAAAAAAGTAATCGTAAAACGTCTGAACTCCATCGAAAATTTCGGTAGTATGGATGTACTCTGTTCCGATAAAACGGGAACATTAACAGAGGGAGTCGTACGAGTACATACAAGCGTTGATCCGAATGGAAATCCAAACCAAGATGTACTAAAATTCGCATCGATCAACGCAAACCTAGAAAGCGGTTTCCAAAACCCGATGGACCTTGCTATCAGCAGAGAATGTCCTATCTCGGCCGATAACATCCCTAAATCCGGGGAACTCTCTTACGATTTTCATAGAAAGAGGATCACTGTAATCGCCGAGATAGATGGAAAACGCACCGCTATCTGTAAAGGTGCAAGCGTGCCTCTTTTGGAGATCTGTGATCGATATATAGATAACCAAGGAAAGATCCTTCCCATATCTAAAGAATTGGAATCCATTCAAACAATACATGAAACGTTTAGTCGGAACGGGTATCGTACGATTGGGATCGCAGTTAAAGAAATCCATGAAAACGATCCGATCGACTATGAGATCGAATCCTCCATGGTGTTCATGGGATTCGTTGCCTTTTCCGATTCTGCAAAAGCGGGGATCCAAGATACGATCCGAAACTTAGGGGATTTGGGCATTCGACTCAAAATGATCACAGGCGATAACAGATGGATCGCAGAACAAGTCGCCAAGTCTGTGGGAATTTCCAACGTGTCGGTACTTACTGGAGATGAATTACAAAGTATCGGAGAAGAAGCATTAAGGGTACGAGTGGAAAAAACGGATGTTTTCGCGGAAATAGAACCGAACCAAAAACAAAGGATCATATTAGCCCTAAAAAAAGCGGGTCACGTCGTGGGATATATCGGAGATGGGATCAACGACGCATCCGCATTACACTCCGCCGACGTAGGAATATCGGTGGATTCTGCGGTAGATGTTGCAAAAGAAGCAGCGGATATCGTATTGTTGGAAAAAAATTTAGCAGTATTATTAGATGGAGTCAAAGAAGGGCGCGTAACGTTTGCGAATACACTCAAATACGTGTTTATGGCGACAAGTGCGAATTTCGGGAATATGTTCAGCGTGGCAGGGGCCTCCGCTTTCCTAAGCTATCTTCCGCTCTTGCCCAAGCAGATCTTATTGACCAATCTATTGACGGATCTGCCGGAAATGACAATCGCATCGGACGAAGTGGATCAAAACTGGATCGTTCGCCCACGTAAATGGGACATCAAATTTATCGGCAGATTTATGCTAGTGTTCGGCTTCTTAAGCTCTCTTTTCGATTATGCAACATTCGGCTTGTTACTATTCGGATTAGGCGCGAACGAAACACAATTCCAAACAGGATGGTTTACCGAATCCGTCGTGTCCGCAAGCCTAATCGTATTAGTGATCCGTACTAAAAACGTATTTTATCGTAGCCGACCTGGAAAATTATTATTGGGAGCCACAGCGCTCTGCCTAGGCTTCGTAATTGCTATCCCCTATCTTCCCTTGGCAAAAACATTCGGCTTCGGTCGTCTGCCATTAATATTCTACGGTTATTTACTTGGAATAATCGTACTCTATGTAGGGTCGGCAGAATTCGCAAAATTTCTTTTTTATAAAAAAGAAAACTGAAACAAAGATAAAAAGTCTAGTTACAGGTCCACGATCACTCTCAAAAAAGTAGCCGGGATTGAAATTCCGACATTGCCGCTTTGATTCTGTTCAATCGCTAACTCTATGAGTTGTTTGCGTAACTCATGGAGTTTTCCGTTCTTCTCCGCCGCTTCAAAAGCGCCCATTGTCGGACCGTAAAATTTTCCGAGCAATTCTATCAAATCCTCCGGGCTTTTATCCGGTGAAATAAAGTTATATGTGTCTTTGAGTAAGGAAATTCTCTCCTCTTTCACTCCGGCTTTAGAAAAATAATCCGTAACATAAGATTTCATTCCCCAAGTCATCGGACTAACAAAACCTTCGGGAGGCGGAGGTGAAAAAGATGCGCTTATCTTTAATAGTTGTGAAACGAACGAAGTGGGATCGTTTGGGATCCAGTTACCCATTACAATACGACCTCCAGGCTTCGTAACCCGAACCATTTCACTTGCGACATCAAACGGTTTAGGAGCGAACATTGCACCGAATATGGAAATAGTCAGATCGAAAGAACGATCCGGGATATCTTGCAAATTACATGCATCTCCTTCCTGGAATCGCAAATTGGAAAGACCTTCTTCCTTTGCTCGTTTGTTACCCGCTTCTACCAGATTTTTTGCAATGTCAATTCCGATAACTTCAGATCCTGTTCTTGCAAGCGGGATCGCGGTAGTTCCGTCCCCGGATCCTAGATCCAAAATCCTAAGCGGAGATATTATCCCAAGATGAGTTACAAGTTCTTCTCCTGACCTGCGCATCAAAGATGCGATCTCCGTAAAATCACCCTTTTGCCATAACGTTTTGTTCGGGTTTTCGGTTTTCGAATCCAAAGCTAGCTTTATCATATAAGTGTAGATCCTATTATAGAGTAGTATATTCTTTCCAACCTTCTACCCGATATAAGGGGCAGAATAAATTCTCAGTGACAGGATGATTATATTTGCGGATGATGAAAGCTCCTTGTATAATTCTGCAACCTTGGGTAAAAACTTTACAGGCTATCGTTATGGAAATTAATTCTCGACCGCTCGATCGACAGGAAAGGATCTGTATTTGGGGGAGCCGTTGTTTATTTGCTGGGTATCTTCCGGATCTAACGTTACGCCGAAGAGCGGCAGCCACAGTCTGTATCGGCTTGGATGGTGAATTCCAAGTTTCTTTGAACGATACCGATTGGATCGGTTTTCGTTCCGCACTCATCCCTCCGATGGCGGATCATTCCATCCGATTTTCGGGAAAGTTTTGCGTTTTGCTTTTTATGGATTTAAGCAGCCCTAATTACGAATCTTTAAGAGCATCTAACTTAGAAAGTGAAACCGACGGCATCTTTATTTCCTTAAGAGAAGAAGAACAACTGCTCGACAAGATCGGCCAAATATTATCCGCTGATCCTGATTCAGAAGAGTCTCTTATAGAGCTATTAAATCAGATCCCTCCTATACTGGAGAACGATTCCAGAATAATAGATCCTCGTATCCAAAAGATAGTCGAATTAATTACTACAATGCCTCACGAAGATCATTCCGCAAAAGATCTGGCGGAATTTGCAGGTATGTCCGTTTCCAATTTAGAGCATCAGTTTAAAAAAGAGATCGGGATCCCATTTCATTCTTTTCGCACTTGGTTCAGACTTAAGCTAACCGTATATTCACTCCTACACGGAATGAATCATACTGATTCGGCCCATCGCGCAGGATTTTTCGATTCCGCTCATTTTACCCGCACCTTTCGGGCAACGTTCGGATTGCCTCCTTCCGAAATATTCAGAAGCACAAGACATTTAAAATCGTTTATAGAAGTACCTGCAAGTTACGCAGAAGCTTGAAAATTCCCGCATATTAATAATAAGCAATGTATTAGTTTCCATTCTATTCATAGCTAAGATAAGTTCTCATTTCCCCCTTACCTTTCACATCTATCAATCTTCTAATTTCTATTCGCGAAGTGTCTTCAAGAAGATCATAAGTTGTTTCCGAGATCTGGATCCTACCTGGAACACCGTGAGATTCCAATCGACTGGCAGTATTCACA
This genomic stretch from Leptospira licerasiae serovar Varillal str. VAR 010 harbors:
- the mgtA gene encoding magnesium-translocating P-type ATPase, yielding MESRKIPPNYWTYTSDKMFSEVGSGPNGLGESEARERLRIYGKNSFGSAQKVAGIVLFLRQFANPITIILLFASGLSWFLSDPTDGIIIQCIVFLSSILGYWQEKSASDSLHSLLSMVRLNASTIRDNSESELDSQSLVPGDLIRLRVGDIVPADAYLIDSDRLFLDEAAFTGETFPVEKIPGSLPEETSLSKRSNLLYMGSHVVSGSGSALIYATGKRTQFGEIYKRLNERKPETDFEKGIRKFGNLLLEITLGLVLVILGINVLLEKPILDSFLFALAIAVGLTPQLLPAIINVNLAQGAKQMSQKKVIVKRLNSIENFGSMDVLCSDKTGTLTEGVVRVHTSVDPNGNPNQDVLKFASINANLESGFQNPMDLAISRECPISADNIPKSGELSYDFHRKRITVIAEIDGKRTAICKGASVPLLEICDRYIDNQGKILPISKELESIQTIHETFSRNGYRTIGIAVKEIHENDPIDYEIESSMVFMGFVAFSDSAKAGIQDTIRNLGDLGIRLKMITGDNRWIAEQVAKSVGISNVSVLTGDELQSIGEEALRVRVEKTDVFAEIEPNQKQRIILALKKAGHVVGYIGDGINDASALHSADVGISVDSAVDVAKEAADIVLLEKNLAVLLDGVKEGRVTFANTLKYVFMATSANFGNMFSVAGASAFLSYLPLLPKQILLTNLLTDLPEMTIASDEVDQNWIVRPRKWDIKFIGRFMLVFGFLSSLFDYATFGLLLFGLGANETQFQTGWFTESVVSASLIVLVIRTKNVFYRSRPGKLLLGATALCLGFVIAIPYLPLAKTFGFGRLPLIFYGYLLGIIVLYVGSAEFAKFLFYKKEN
- a CDS encoding class I SAM-dependent methyltransferase produces the protein MIKLALDSKTENPNKTLWQKGDFTEIASLMRRSGEELVTHLGIISPLRILDLGSGDGTTAIPLARTGSEVIGIDIAKNLVEAGNKRAKEEGLSNLRFQEGDACNLQDIPDRSFDLTISIFGAMFAPKPFDVASEMVRVTKPGGRIVMGNWIPNDPTSFVSQLLKISASFSPPPPEGFVSPMTWGMKSYVTDYFSKAGVKEERISLLKDTYNFISPDKSPEDLIELLGKFYGPTMGAFEAAEKNGKLHELRKQLIELAIEQNQSGNVGISIPATFLRVIVDL
- a CDS encoding helix-turn-helix transcriptional regulator, giving the protein MEINSRPLDRQERICIWGSRCLFAGYLPDLTLRRRAAATVCIGLDGEFQVSLNDTDWIGFRSALIPPMADHSIRFSGKFCVLLFMDLSSPNYESLRASNLESETDGIFISLREEEQLLDKIGQILSADPDSEESLIELLNQIPPILENDSRIIDPRIQKIVELITTMPHEDHSAKDLAEFAGMSVSNLEHQFKKEIGIPFHSFRTWFRLKLTVYSLLHGMNHTDSAHRAGFFDSAHFTRTFRATFGLPPSEIFRSTRHLKSFIEVPASYAEA